The genomic segment gttctcctctcctctgcacGCTACAAGCAGATTCCCGGGGGGATTATGCCACTTGGAAAGACTAATTAAACCACAAAGCGGCGAGGCGATGGGAGGGGATGAGAAACGCCGAGGGcggagggagaaaaataaattgaacgATCTCCGGGCACTCGGAGGGGTGTGTGGGGTGTCCAGGTGCTCCCCACCCCCGTGTCCcgtgccccccccacccccgaagtcacccccctccccagtgaCCCCCGCAGCATGGGGGTTAACCGAGCGTGGGTTATTGTCTGGCAGAGCCGCGCTCGCAGCGTGATGCCCCCCGAGACGGGGAGGTAATTAGAGCAGAGCCTGGCACGCACAATAAGCCTTAATGCAGGCGGCGGAGGCGGTGGGGGGACGGGGGGATGCCCTTTGTGCTGGCCGAGGTGACCTTGGGACTGTCCCCTGATGGCCGGGAACCTGCGACCTGCCCGGAGGGTCTGGGTGCTGGGACTGGATGGGGAGGGGCTGCACAgtgggggggatgtggggggccGCCGCCATCCTCTTCCTATAGCCACTGAATGGGAAGATGCCATGAAAAATAACCATTTTTAAACCCAACCTTGGCTTGCCGGAGGTCACCCCGTAATTACCAGACCCTGTGGGGTCCCTTGTCACACCAATGGGTCTCCCCTTGCCAGGggtccctccccagccagcgcAGGCGTGAGGAGGGAGCGACCTTCATCCTGGCACCGGGGATGGGGAGTTGATGGGAGACGGGTGAGACCCCATGGCGGGGCAGGGGTGCTGATGCTGGCCTgtccgtggggctggggggatgcCGGGCTGACCCCCGTTTTATGGCTGTTAGCAAAGCCCTGCTGGATTTCCACCGGCCGTGTCTGTATCCCCTCTGGATGATTAATAGCTCTGAAGAACAAAGCGGCCTGTAAACCTCCAGGGAGGTAATGTGTCCTGCCATCAGCACTGCCCTCGCTTCAGGACCCCCTGTCCTGCTGGTGCCCCCTGGAGTAGCCCCGCCCAGACCCTCACACCCCTCCAGCCCGCCCTTTGACAGCCTGCACGCAGGAGGATGCTCCGGCAGATGCATCCTCCCCTGGGTACCGGTGCCAGCCACGGACCCCATGGGCACGCTGGGGACCCACCGAGGGTCTTGGGGTGGGGAGACAGCAGGGCCCCCCCATCCTTCATGGGGTCCCCGCCATCCCTTAACACCCGGTTCTTTGCCTTCCAGCAAGAAGCAGGGTCacgaggcagcagcagcagcagcggccgTGAGCGCCTCATCTCAGAGCCCCCCCTTGTGCAGGAGAAAGCAGGGGGCCCCACTGTGCCCTCCCACCTCCTGGGGACACCCTACTCCTTCGGGCTGCCCCCCAGCTCCGTGGTCCAGGACTCTCGCTTCCCACCTCTCAAGTGAGTCCAGTGGCAGTGGATGGGGGCGGGTTGCAGGACACGGGTGTCCCATGCGCGGTCTGGTCCCAGGGAGCATCCCGGGGGGGGGGTGACATCTCCCCCAGGGGACAGGGTGGCATGGTGAccatctccctgctccccaccagctTGCAGCGGCCGGTCCACCACGTGGTGCCTCCCAGCGCCGTCACCGAGGATTACCTGCGCAGCTTCCGTCCCTACCACACCGCCGAGGACCTCCGCATGTCCTCCCTGCCGCCCCTCGGCCTGGAtccagccgccgccgccgcttaCTACCATCCCAGCTACCTGACGCATCACCCCTTCCCGCACCCCGCCTTCAGGTGGGCATCGCCGAGCTCGGGCCTGGGGGTCCTCAGGGGATGCTGGCGGCCGGAGGATGAGCCTTGTGGACAGGGGAGGTGGGAGCTTGGTCTGGGGAGGATGgttgggctgtgctgggggcaTTTTGGGGCactccaaacccctctcccaGCAGAATGCAGCCCCCATCCAGCCTGGGGTCGCTCCTAGGGAGGGGAATTGGgggtttcttttcccccttgAGCAGCACAAGCCACTGAGCATCCCCGTCTCCCCAGGATGGACGAGTCGTACTGCCTGTCGGCGCTGCGGTCCCCCTTCTACCCGCTGCCGGCGCCGGGTTCGCTGCCGCCCCTGCACCCCTCAGCCATGCACCTGCACCTCTCGGGGGTACGGTACCCCCCCGAGCTCTCGCACTCCTCCCTCTCCGCCCTGCAGTCCGAGCGCATCTCCAGCCTCACCGCTGAGAGGTATGGGGGGACGATGGCcggggatggggacagacaGGGCACCCCAGGGGATGCTAACAGGCGTCTGGGGTCATTTggggtggtttttctttttttttggcttttctttgcaGGCTGCAAATGGACGAGGAGCTGCGGCAgagggagcgggagcgggagcgggagcgggagaAGGAGCGGGAGCGAGAAGCCGACCGGGAGCGGGAGAAGGAGCGGGAACGGGAGCGGGAACGTGAGAAGGAGCTGGAGCGGGAGCGGGAGAAGGAGCGCGAACGGGAGCTGGAGAGGCAGCGGGAGCGTGCCCGGGAGAAGGAGCTGAGCATGGTTAAAGCCATGGAAGGGCCCTTCCTCCCCGTGGCCGAGCTGCACGGACTGCGGGGGCACCCAGCCGAGGAGCGGAGCAAGCCGGTGGAGCCACTGGTGCCCGGCAGACCAGGTAGCATCCCCACAGGTGACACTTGGGAGGGCTGCCGCCTTGGGCACAGCTTGCCATggtttcctttcccctccagaTGGCAAAGCCAAGGGGGTTGGTGGCCCCGGGAGGTGGCTCGGGATGGAGCTGGGCTCTCCCGGCTGCCAGCTCGCGTTGCCAAAAGCCCAGCTGCCGCGGCTGTCGGAGAGGCAGCGCGGTGCCTGTGCCATCTGACTCGGTCCGTGGCGGCAATGCGCCCGGTGCCGCGGCACGcctggcagctgggctggcagcgaGCAGGCAGCGCCGGGCTCtggctggcggctgccccacaGCTCCGGGTGCCTCCCACCCACAGAGATgcttggggaggaggggggcccTGCACACCCCAAAATGCCCTGATAGCCAACAGATGGACATGGGTAGCCCTCCCTTTCCGTGCCCTGACTCTCTGGCACCCCCTTTCCAACCCAGAGAAACTCAAGGACTCGGTGTTGCCAACTCCGAAGCCCATCCAGCACCCGCTGCACCCGCCGCCGGCCTCCCATCACCCCGTGCCCAGCCTCATCCCCAACCACAACGTGTTCCCGCTGCCGGGGAGCAGCGCGGCCACGGCGCTGCTCATCCACCGCACCAACGAGGAGGAGAAGTGGCTGGCACGACAGCGCCGACTGCGCCAGGAGAAGGAAGATCGGCAGTCCCAAGTCTCAGAGTTTCGGCAACAAGTGCTGGAGCAGCACCTCGACATGGGGCGCACCCCGAGCCAGCCTGAGCCCGAGCATCGGCCCGAGCACCCCAGGTAGGGATGCTGCCAGCCCCGATCCGGGGATGGAGCTTCCCCCTATAAACCTAAAGTTGCATTTTTCCCACGTCGCAGCCATCCCTGCTATAATACCTATAGGGTTTTCCCCCATTGCCCTGTGGCTTTGCACCCCCGTTAGCTGGCTCCAGCCCCCCGTTAGGTAGCCAGCATCCCATAGCCGTGCCCCTCACTTCTTGCACGTCCCTGGGAGCAGAAGCCGCTGCGCTCGGCCGGTGCCAGCAGGTCCCTGTCGCGCAGTGCCAGCCGGGCCGGCTGCGCTGGCAGCGCCGGGCATTGCCGGTGCCCGACATCTGCGCGGCGGCAGGCGACGAGCCTGGGAGGTGGCGGGGGGCCAGCAGCGGGGGGCCAGCGGCGAGCGGCCAGGTGCTGCCCAGGCACCCGGCACTGCTAATTGCAGCTCCCCACCACGCAGCGGACCCAGGCGGTGGGATGCCCCGTTTTAGGGGGGcacccaccccaaacccaggTGGTTTGGTGGGGCAGAGGAGCGTGCATGCACCCCCTGATTGTCGGGGGCTTGCTCACCCCCATTGCTGAGTGCTTAAGCAGTGTGGGCTCATCCAGCCggctctgctgccagctccctttGTTACTTTTGGGTATCCAGGGGATTAGCGCGGCTCATCGAGGATAATAAGGAGCAGATCGTAGGGAGGCACAAAGGCGAGTGCCCGCTGCAGGCGTCCTTCCCTGTCCgctcctcccaccccaaaccagagaggggagggagaggtcACCCTGAAACACCTGCAGCTGGGGGATACCCCATCCCCATtctcatcccatccccatcctggCGCTGCCCACATCCAGCCAGGAGGGAGAGAAACCGATCCCCGGCAGGGCAGGTGACACTTCCCACTGGCAGTGACACCGTGCCGGGGCAGCGGATGGCGGCGCTGAGCTGAACTCGCTGCTTCGCGCACGGAGGTCCAGGGCGCTGGAGCGGAAAAGCGTTAAATGCACAGCTTGGGCACATGAAATATTTATCCTGCTAACGGGCTGGCTCCATCCCCGGCTGTTGGAGGAGGGTTGCAGTGAGatgctgcctttgctgtggggagagcagggctgtgccaggaCCGGTGGCTCTATTGTCCCCATGGTGGGCAGCCAGGGGGGCTGAGGCTGGGGTCCGCTGCCCAGCGCCCCGGGGATGCGGCCACATCCCTGCTCAAGCCGCCTGGAGGCAGCCTTAACTCTGCCCCCCTGTCCCTCCTGGCACAGGAGGGGATGAGCGTGGCAGCCCCACGCGCACAAATCCCTCCGGGTGGTCCTAACTAGCGCATTTCTCCCCCAAAAGCAGTCCGCTGCTGGGGTGCGGCCGGCTCTCTGACGATGTTGCAGTCCCTCACCTCTCTggtcctctcccctccccgcaGGTCGGGATCGAGCCGCCACGAGCCAAGCAGCCGGGAGCCGGCGCAGCACTTCGGTGGGCCCCCACCCCTCATCTCCCCCAAGCCCCAGCACCACCCCGTCACCACGTCCCTCTGGAACCCCGTCTCGCTGATGGAGagcccccccgagcccccccggCGCCTCCCCGAGCCCCACGCTCTCCATGGCCACCCGGCCCCTTTCGAGCCCAGCCGTCAGGGCATCCCACTGGTGAAGGTGGAGAGGGTCTTCTGCCCTGAGAAGCTGGAGGAGGGGGCAAGGAAGAGGGATGCTCTGGAGAAATACCCCCCGGGACGGGAGCCCGGCGCCCCGGAACACGGGGGCTTCACCCACGCCCCATTCCTAGCTGAGTTGGAGAAGTCCACACAGAGCATCCTGAGCCAGCAAAGACCCCCAGCCGCCCCCTTCACCGAGGCCAGCAAGCCCAGTTCACCCTACCGGCCCCCCCAACCCCGCGCCCAGGACCCCATGTACATCTACGACGAGTTCGTGCAGCAGCACCGCAGGCTGGTCAGCAAACTCGACCTGGAGGAgcgccggcggcgggaggcccGCGAGAAAGGTGAGATGCCGGGTTTGCACCGCGCTGGGGACCCCCACCACCAGCACCGGGAGCTGGCGGTGCTGGGGGTGGCTGGTGGGTCTCCCGGGGATGCCGGCAGCCCGCAATGGAAACGCTACCGCAAGCCGAGTGGCTCGGTAAATCCTCCACTCTAGACATGCCCAATTAATAAATGATGAACTGAGGCTAATAAGAGGGCTTTAAATATTAATGGGACTGCGCGAGCGGGGATAAGAACAGCGGTGAGGAGATGGAGCACTTGAGGGGGGGCAACAGGCGTTGCCATCCCCCCTCCAGTGGGGATGGGGGCTCAGCCGCAGCCTCCCCCTGGCCATGGCCCATTAACCCGCCTGTTGAGCTCTTGCCACCCATCCCGaagtgctgctgagcagggatgctggggtGGGTGACAGCCTCCAGGGTCCCACGGCTGGCAGAGCAGCGACAGGGCTCTGTTGGGTTacaccccctgccctgctgggacCCACACTGGGCCCCCACTGCTTCCCAGCATCCCGCCTCGCTGCACCAGCACCCTGTCCCCAGCGAGGTCCCAGCGGGTTCCCCAGGGCCCCAGCATATTCCCTGGGGTCCCAGAAGGTCTCTGGAGTCCCCACGGGGTCCCCACGGTCTCCCCAGTCTCACGCCAGCCTCTCTCCATCCCCAGGTTACTACTACGACCTGGACGACTCCTGCGACGACAGCGACGAGGAGGAGGTGCGGGCCCATCTCCGCTGCGTGGCCGAGCAGCCCCCGCTGAAGCTGGACACGTCCTCCGAGGTACAGCCGGCACTcgccattccctgtccccctgtccccctggggagcagccccTCCTCGGGCACCAGCTCCCAGTGCTCCGGTGCAGCCGCCGTCCCCAGCCGGCTGCACAGGCACCAGGGGGTCagggatgaggatgaggatggggatggggagcgGTCTGGGGGTGACCGTGCTCTGCTCTCACCCTCGGCGCCCCAGAAGCTGGAGTTCCTGCAGCTCTTCGGCCTCACCACgcagcagcagaaggaggaaTTGCTGAGCCAGAAGCGGCGCAAGCGGCGGCGGATGCTGCGGGAGAGGAGCCCTTCGCCACCGACGGTGCAGAACAAGCGCCGCACGCCCTCCCCGCGCCTCCCGCTCTCCACCCGCTACAGCCCCGACGAGATGAACAACAGCCCCAACTTCGAGGAGAAGAAGCGCTTCCTCACCATCTTCAACCTCACGCACATCAGTGCCGAGAAGAGGAAAGGTAACAGCCATGCCCCGTGCATGCTCGGGGCCGGCCCTGGCTCGGGGGAGTCCCTGCTCCCTGGTTTGGGGGGTGCCAGGGAGGGGTCCCGCCTGGGTCCGTGACCTtgctctgctgagcagaggcTACACTAAACCTCAGCTTCCCATGCCGCAGACAAGGAGAAGCTGgtggagatgctccaggccatGAAGCAGAAGACTACGCCGGCTGCCGTGGTGGTGAAGAGCTCCCCGCGGGACAGCCCcagcggccccgccgccggtgAGTgcccctgctccttccctggcTCTTGGATGGCCGGGAGCATCCCCTGCCCGGCGCGACAGGGGGTACGGCTTTGCCCTGTGGGGGACACGGAGCCCTGACGGCGGCCGActctgctcctcctctgcccaAAGAGCCACCGGTGCCGCCGCTCCTGCTGGATCCAGATAAACCCGTGGGCATCGCCATCTCCGTGCCGGAGGCACAGAAGACGGTAGAACCCAGCAGGTTAGACCAGCTGAGACCCCAGGAGCTACCAAGGGCTAAGGAGTCGGCTGCTGCACCGGTGGAAAAGCCCCGGCTGAGCGATGGGCACCCCGGGAAGAAGGCGCTGAGCATCCTCAGCTACGTCAGGGGTCCGCTGCCCAAGGACATCCCGGTGCCGCTGTCCCACAGCATGAACGGCAAGAGCAAACCTTGGGAGCCCTTCATCGCCGAGGAGTTTGCCCACCAGTTCCACGAGTCGGTACTGCAATCCACCCAGAAGGCGTTGCAGAAGCACAAAGGTACCGGCAGGGAAGCAGAGAGCAGGCTGGGTAGCATCCCTGTGGGGTGGGAGACCCACCCTCGTACCCCACCCCGCTGGGGTTTGGCACCACTGAGGGCACAAAACCCACTGGCAAGCTTGTTGCTGGAGCATCCCAGGGGCTTAGCGATGAAGATAAATATAGGGTGCTGGGATAATAAGGCTCCATTCCCCCCAAACGTCTTCATTTCAatgagggaggaaaataaagtttaCTCCAGTGCATGAAAACCCACACGAgatgctgcagcccctcccAGAGATGGGCTCTGGGGGGTGGAAATTAATACCTTGAGGGGAGTGTATGTCTCAGTGCAGCCTCAGGGAGGGCAGCGCTGGGGTAGGGACAcgaggagcaggcaggggatgcagggaccaggcagggggtgcagggagcaggcaggggatgcagggagcgggtgggggaca from the Phalacrocorax aristotelis chromosome 8, bGulAri2.1, whole genome shotgun sequence genome contains:
- the GSE1 gene encoding genetic suppressor element 1 isoform X5, translated to MSHEPKSPSLGMLSTATRTTATVSPLTPSPLNGSIVPNGSPAASSTLSVQAAPSSSFAAALRKLAKQAEEPRGSSISSESSPVSSPATNHSSPASTPKRGPMGPIIVPPGGHSVPSTPPVVTIAPTKTVNGVWRSEGRQQEAGSRGSSSSSGRERLISEPPLVQEKAGGPTVPSHLLGTPYSFGLPPSSVVQDSRFPPLNLQRPVHHVVPPSAVTEDYLRSFRPYHTAEDLRMSSLPPLGLDPAAAAAYYHPSYLTHHPFPHPAFRMDESYCLSALRSPFYPLPAPGSLPPLHPSAMHLHLSGVRYPPELSHSSLSALQSERISSLTAERLQMDEELRQREREREREREKEREREADREREKEREREREREKELEREREKERERELERQRERAREKELSMVKAMEGPFLPVAELHGLRGHPAEERSKPVEPLVPGRPEKLKDSVLPTPKPIQHPLHPPPASHHPVPSLIPNHNVFPLPGSSAATALLIHRTNEEEKWLARQRRLRQEKEDRQSQVSEFRQQVLEQHLDMGRTPSQPEPEHRPEHPRSGSSRHEPSSREPAQHFGGPPPLISPKPQHHPVTTSLWNPVSLMESPPEPPRRLPEPHALHGHPAPFEPSRQGIPLVKVERVFCPEKLEEGARKRDALEKYPPGREPGAPEHGGFTHAPFLAELEKSTQSILSQQRPPAAPFTEASKPSSPYRPPQPRAQDPMYIYDEFVQQHRRLVSKLDLEERRRREAREKGYYYDLDDSCDDSDEEEVRAHLRCVAEQPPLKLDTSSEKLEFLQLFGLTTQQQKEELLSQKRRKRRRMLRERSPSPPTVQNKRRTPSPRLPLSTRYSPDEMNNSPNFEEKKRFLTIFNLTHISAEKRKASHAADKEKLVEMLQAMKQKTTPAAVVVKSSPRDSPSGPAAEPPVPPLLLDPDKPVGIAISVPEAQKTVEPSRLDQLRPQELPRAKESAAAPVEKPRLSDGHPGKKALSILSYVRGPLPKDIPVPLSHSMNGKSKPWEPFIAEEFAHQFHESVLQSTQKALQKHKGGTAALTAEQNHKLDASIHYNIPELQASSRLAAPPHNGTAEGPLPHRALPPLPHDSASEEEEEEEEEEEEDYPRPKWQGIEAIFEAYQEHIEEQNLERQVLQTQCRRLEAQHYSLSLTAEQLSHSMAELRTQKQKMVSERERLQAELDHLRKCLALPAMQWSRGYFKGYPR
- the GSE1 gene encoding genetic suppressor element 1 isoform X4, with the translated sequence MDERSPRWTARPTGMSHEPKSPSLGMLSTATRTTATVSPLTPSPLNGSIVPNGSPAASSTLSVQAAPSSSFAAALRKLAKQAEEPRGSSISSESSPVSSPATNHSSPASTPKRGPMGPIIVPPGGHSVPSTPPVVTIAPTKTVNGVWRSEGRQQEAGSRGSSSSSGRERLISEPPLVQEKAGGPTVPSHLLGTPYSFGLPPSSVVQDSRFPPLNLQRPVHHVVPPSAVTEDYLRSFRPYHTAEDLRMSSLPPLGLDPAAAAAYYHPSYLTHHPFPHPAFRMDESYCLSALRSPFYPLPAPGSLPPLHPSAMHLHLSGVRYPPELSHSSLSALQSERISSLTAERLQMDEELRQREREREREREKEREREADREREKEREREREREKELEREREKERERELERQRERAREKELSMVKAMEGPFLPVAELHGLRGHPAEERSKPVEPLVPGRPEKLKDSVLPTPKPIQHPLHPPPASHHPVPSLIPNHNVFPLPGSSAATALLIHRTNEEEKWLARQRRLRQEKEDRQSQVSEFRQQVLEQHLDMGRTPSQPEPEHRPEHPRSGSSRHEPSSREPAQHFGGPPPLISPKPQHHPVTTSLWNPVSLMESPPEPPRRLPEPHALHGHPAPFEPSRQGIPLVKVERVFCPEKLEEGARKRDALEKYPPGREPGAPEHGGFTHAPFLAELEKSTQSILSQQRPPAAPFTEASKPSSPYRPPQPRAQDPMYIYDEFVQQHRRLVSKLDLEERRRREAREKGYYYDLDDSCDDSDEEEVRAHLRCVAEQPPLKLDTSSEKLEFLQLFGLTTQQQKEELLSQKRRKRRRMLRERSPSPPTVQNKRRTPSPRLPLSTRYSPDEMNNSPNFEEKKRFLTIFNLTHISAEKRKASHAADKEKLVEMLQAMKQKTTPAAVVVKSSPRDSPSGPAAEPPVPPLLLDPDKPVGIAISVPEAQKTVEPSRLDQLRPQELPRAKESAAAPVEKPRLSDGHPGKKALSILSYVRGPLPKDIPVPLSHSMNGKSKPWEPFIAEEFAHQFHESVLQSTQKALQKHKGGTAALTAEQNHKLDASIHYNIPELQASSRLAAPPHNGTAEGPLPHRALPPLPHDSASEEEEEEEEEEEEDYPRPKWQGIEAIFEAYQEHIEEQNLERQVLQTQCRRLEAQHYSLSLTAEQLSHSMAELRTQKQKMVSERERLQAELDHLRKCLALPAMQWSRGYFKGYPR
- the GSE1 gene encoding genetic suppressor element 1 isoform X3, which codes for MLEMKSWSSLLQSVSMSHEPKSPSLGMLSTATRTTATVSPLTPSPLNGSIVPNGSPAASSTLSVQAAPSSSFAAALRKLAKQAEEPRGSSISSESSPVSSPATNHSSPASTPKRGPMGPIIVPPGGHSVPSTPPVVTIAPTKTVNGVWRSEGRQQEAGSRGSSSSSGRERLISEPPLVQEKAGGPTVPSHLLGTPYSFGLPPSSVVQDSRFPPLNLQRPVHHVVPPSAVTEDYLRSFRPYHTAEDLRMSSLPPLGLDPAAAAAYYHPSYLTHHPFPHPAFRMDESYCLSALRSPFYPLPAPGSLPPLHPSAMHLHLSGVRYPPELSHSSLSALQSERISSLTAERLQMDEELRQREREREREREKEREREADREREKEREREREREKELEREREKERERELERQRERAREKELSMVKAMEGPFLPVAELHGLRGHPAEERSKPVEPLVPGRPEKLKDSVLPTPKPIQHPLHPPPASHHPVPSLIPNHNVFPLPGSSAATALLIHRTNEEEKWLARQRRLRQEKEDRQSQVSEFRQQVLEQHLDMGRTPSQPEPEHRPEHPRSGSSRHEPSSREPAQHFGGPPPLISPKPQHHPVTTSLWNPVSLMESPPEPPRRLPEPHALHGHPAPFEPSRQGIPLVKVERVFCPEKLEEGARKRDALEKYPPGREPGAPEHGGFTHAPFLAELEKSTQSILSQQRPPAAPFTEASKPSSPYRPPQPRAQDPMYIYDEFVQQHRRLVSKLDLEERRRREAREKGYYYDLDDSCDDSDEEEVRAHLRCVAEQPPLKLDTSSEKLEFLQLFGLTTQQQKEELLSQKRRKRRRMLRERSPSPPTVQNKRRTPSPRLPLSTRYSPDEMNNSPNFEEKKRFLTIFNLTHISAEKRKASHAADKEKLVEMLQAMKQKTTPAAVVVKSSPRDSPSGPAAEPPVPPLLLDPDKPVGIAISVPEAQKTVEPSRLDQLRPQELPRAKESAAAPVEKPRLSDGHPGKKALSILSYVRGPLPKDIPVPLSHSMNGKSKPWEPFIAEEFAHQFHESVLQSTQKALQKHKGGTAALTAEQNHKLDASIHYNIPELQASSRLAAPPHNGTAEGPLPHRALPPLPHDSASEEEEEEEEEEEEDYPRPKWQGIEAIFEAYQEHIEEQNLERQVLQTQCRRLEAQHYSLSLTAEQLSHSMAELRTQKQKMVSERERLQAELDHLRKCLALPAMQWSRGYFKGYPR
- the GSE1 gene encoding genetic suppressor element 1 isoform X2, which encodes MQQWQSFELANVPVLQRLYVVPLNAGAMPAKGRRGMKEDGAGAPPAPEACYLCGEECGKEARPVAAKITNGNAKSTMHFPFLSLLPCPPSAKGLNKHWEVSSCRKCFGVLQDLWAMYRACHNEELITSVQSFLGRYHQVFSAGDPGGLAGHPAVKPGPTSVCYICGAELGAGKEFQLNVNPPGRFGEKEPFFPFLTVYPPAPRARPADSTGLVATCVLCYHDLLGQWLQHEGRNSHHPSSAWSRQYKVETFVCFFCRQEKKRCLGLKAVQVARLPVFLYTLRVANSLLVDDGKQLTIGACAECGAVVLAGKSMTPPELLAAAPPALLPKASSSTVETAATKPAAGEHRHRAASAGESPGTGGSAAPDIGQRTALDAEGADAGATSMSHEPKSPSLGMLSTATRTTATVSPLTPSPLNGSIVPNGSPAASSTLSVQAAPSSSFAAALRKLAKQAEEPRGSSISSESSPVSSPATNHSSPASTPKRGPMGPIIVPPGGHSVPSTPPVVTIAPTKTVNGVWRSEGRQQEAGSRGSSSSSGRERLISEPPLVQEKAGGPTVPSHLLGTPYSFGLPPSSVVQDSRFPPLNLQRPVHHVVPPSAVTEDYLRSFRPYHTAEDLRMSSLPPLGLDPAAAAAYYHPSYLTHHPFPHPAFRMDESYCLSALRSPFYPLPAPGSLPPLHPSAMHLHLSGVRYPPELSHSSLSALQSERISSLTAERLQMDEELRQREREREREREKEREREADREREKEREREREREKELEREREKERERELERQRERAREKELSMVKAMEGPFLPVAELHGLRGHPAEERSKPVEPLVPGRPEKLKDSVLPTPKPIQHPLHPPPASHHPVPSLIPNHNVFPLPGSSAATALLIHRTNEEEKWLARQRRLRQEKEDRQSQVSEFRQQVLEQHLDMGRTPSQPEPEHRPEHPRSGSSRHEPSSREPAQHFGGPPPLISPKPQHHPVTTSLWNPVSLMESPPEPPRRLPEPHALHGHPAPFEPSRQGIPLVKVERVFCPEKLEEGARKRDALEKYPPGREPGAPEHGGFTHAPFLAELEKSTQSILSQQRPPAAPFTEASKPSSPYRPPQPRAQDPMYIYDEFVQQHRRLVSKLDLEERRRREAREKGYYYDLDDSCDDSDEEEVRAHLRCVAEQPPLKLDTSSEKLEFLQLFGLTTQQQKEELLSQKRRKRRRMLRERSPSPPTVQNKRRTPSPRLPLSTRYSPDEMNNSPNFEEKKRFLTIFNLTHISAEKRKDKEKLVEMLQAMKQKTTPAAVVVKSSPRDSPSGPAAEPPVPPLLLDPDKPVGIAISVPEAQKTVEPSRLDQLRPQELPRAKESAAAPVEKPRLSDGHPGKKALSILSYVRGPLPKDIPVPLSHSMNGKSKPWEPFIAEEFAHQFHESVLQSTQKALQKHKGGTAALTAEQNHKLDASIHYNIPELQASSRLAAPPHNGTAEGPLPHRALPPLPHDSASEEEEEEEEEEEEDYPRPKWQGIEAIFEAYQEHIEEQNLERQVLQTQCRRLEAQHYSLSLTAEQLSHSMAELRTQKQKMVSERERLQAELDHLRKCLALPAMQWSRGYFKGYPR